A portion of the Bradysia coprophila strain Holo2 unplaced genomic scaffold, BU_Bcop_v1 contig_297, whole genome shotgun sequence genome contains these proteins:
- the LOC119078917 gene encoding prostaglandin reductase 1-like, whose translation MFKAKKFVYSKRFEGLPKLTDFELVEEELPELQDGEILTEALYLSVDPHMRTYMARFPLGVTMLGDQVARVLESKNPAFPKDSIICGTLGWRTHSVFNPRDITDWLPPYIVPSLGDLPLSLAVGQLGMPGNTAYFGFIDICQPKKGEIVVVSGAAGAVGSLVGQIAKILECKVIGIAGSADKCEWLTKEIGFDHAINYKTESIADELKKFAPDGADCYFDNVGGETSSIVLRHVRLFGRVSVCGSVSSYNLPMDEWPKVPTYQHILITSQISMQGFLFTRFLPKWFEGIAQMKLWMEQGKLKYRQTITEGFENMPQALIDMLEGKNTGKAVVKNC comes from the exons atgttcaaagcgaaaaaatttgtttattccaAACGTTTTGAAGGCCTACCCAAATTAACGGACTTTGAATTGGTAGAAGAGGAATTGCCGGAACTGCAAGATGGAG AGATTCTAACAGAGGCCCTATATTTGAGTGTCGATCCGCACATGAGAACCTACATGGCCAGATTTCCGCTTGGTGTAACCATGCTCGGTGATCAAGTTGCAAG AGTGCTCGAATCAAAAAATCCAGCCTTTCCAAAGGATTCGATTATTTGCGGAACACTTGGTTGGCGAACACATTCTGTTTTCAATCCTAGGGACATTACTGATTGGCTTCCACCATATATCGTCCCATCCTTAGGTGACCTACCACTATCGCTTGCTGTCGGTCAATTGGGCATGCCTGGAAACACTGCCTATTTCGGATTTATTGACATTtgtcaaccgaaaaaaggTGAAATTGTTGTTGTATCAGGTGCGGCTGGAGCTGTCGGTAGTCTGGTCGGACAAATTGCAAAAATACTCGAATGCAAAGTCATTGGGATCGCAGGCAGTGCTGACAAATGTGAATGGTTGACGAAAGAAATTGGATTCGATCATGCCATTAACTACAAGACTGAATCAATTGCCGACGAACTGAAAAAGTTCGCTCCTGACGGAGCGGATTGTTATTTCGATAATGTTGGCGGAGAAACGAGTTCCATTGTCTTACGGCATGTACGCTTGTTCGGTCGGGTGTCCGTATGTGGATCGGTATCATCGTACAATTTACCGATGGATGAGTGGCCGAAAGTGCCCACCTATCAGCATATTCTCATTACAAGTCAGATTAGCATGCAAGGTTTTCTTTTTACACGGTTTCTGCCGAAATGGTTCGAAGGCATAGCTCAGATGAAGTTGTGGATGGAACagggaaaattgaaatatcgtCAAACTATTACGGAGGGATTTGAAAATATGCCACAGGCTTTGATTGATATGTTAGAAGGAAAGAATACCGGGAAAGCCGTGGTGAAAAActgttga